One genomic window of Nicotiana sylvestris chromosome 10, ASM39365v2, whole genome shotgun sequence includes the following:
- the LOC104224234 gene encoding phosphoenolpyruvate carboxykinase (ATP) 1-like, with amino-acid sequence MASHGNGLAKIETQKMKEDKIICHDDSAVPVTAQTEDELHSLQKKKSGPNTPIKDIQSAFGIPTTEVERQKQQLQSISASLASLTRETGPKVVKGDPRVETPKLVQASQPKHTAAPNITDSALKFTHILYNLSPAELYEQAIQNEKGSFITSSGALATLSGAKTGRSPRDKRVVKDETTANELWWGKGSPNIEMDEQTFLINRERAVDYLCSLEKVFVNDQFLNWDPNNRIKVRIVSARAYHSLFMHNMCIRPTPEELENFGTPDFTIYNAGKFPCNRYTHYMTSSTSIDINLARREMVILGTQYAGEMKKGLFSLMHYLMPKRQILSLHSGCNMGKEGDVALFFGLSGTGKTTLSTDHNRYLIGDDEHCWSDHGVSNIEGGCYAKCIDLSREKEPDIWNAIKFGTVLENVVFEERTRQVDYADKSVTENTRAAYPIEYIPNAKIPCVGPHPKNVILLACDAFGVLPPVSKLNLAQTMYHFISGYTALVAGTEDGIKEPTATFSACFGAAFIMLHPTKYAAMLAEKMQKHGATGWLVNTGWSGGSYGSGGRIKLAYTRKIIDAIHSGELLEANYTKTEVFGLEIPTELEGVPSQILDPANTWPDKNAYKETLMKLGGLFRKNFEVFANYKIGADNNLTEEILAAGPNF; translated from the exons ATGGCATCCCATGGCAATGGGCTGGCGAAGATCGAGACACAGAAGATGAAAGAAGATAAGATCATATGCCACGATGATAGCGCAGTTCCAGTGACAGCTCAGACAGAGGACGAGTTGCATTCCCTTCAGAAGAAGAAATCtggacccaatacccctatcaaGGATATTCAGAGTGCCTTTGGCATCCCCACTACTGAAGTTGAGCGACAGAAACAACAACTCCAATCCATCAG TGCATCATTGGCATCATTGACAAGAGAGACGGGACCAAAGGTTGTGAAAGGAGACCCTAGGGTGGAGACGCCCAAGTTGGTGCAAGCCTCTCAGCCTAAACACACTGCAGCACCTAACATTACTGATAGTGCTCTCAAGTTCACTCACATCCTCTATAATCTTTCCCCTGCTG AGCTGTATGAGCAAGCAATCCAGAATGAAAAGGGCTCATTCATCACATCAAGTGGTGCTTTGGCCACACTTTCTGGAGCCAAAACTGGCCGATCCCCAAGAGACAAGCGCGTTGTTAAGGATGAAACCACTGCAAATGAACTTTGGTGGGGAAA GGGTTCACCTAACATTGAAATGGACGAACAGACTTTCTTAATCAACAGAGAAAGAGCCGTTGATTATCTATGCTCTTTGGAGAAG GTTTTCGTGAATGATCAGTTTCTCAACTGGGATCCAAACAATCGTATCAAAGTTAGAATTGTATCTGCCAGAGCCTATCACTCCTTGTTCATGCACAACAT GTGTATCCGACCCACTCCTGAAGAGCTAGAGAATTTTGGTACTCCGGACTTCACAATATACAATGCTGGGAAATTCCCATGTAACCGTTACACTCACTATATGACTTCCTCCACTAGCATAGACATCAATCTTGCTAGGAGAGAAATGGTGATCCTTGGCACACAGTATGCTGGCGAAATGAAGAAAGGTCTCTTCAGTCTAATGCACTATTTAATGCCTAAGCGCCAGATTCTCTCTCTGCATTCTGGCTGCAATATGGGAAAAGAAGGAGATGTAGCCCTCTTCTTTGGATTATCAG GAACTGGGAAGACTACATTGTCTACAGACCATAATAGGTACCTAATCGGAGATGATGAACATTGTTGGAGTGATCATGGTGTTTCGAACATTGAGGGTGGTTGTTATGCAAAATGCATTGACTTGTCAAGGGAGAAGGAGCCTGATATTTGGAATGCCATCAAGTTTGGCACCG TGTTGGAAAATGTGGTTTTTGAAGAGCGTACTCGACAAGTGGACTATGCGGATAAATCAGTAACAG AGAACACAAGGGCAGCATATCCAATTGAATACATCCCCAATGCTAAAATACCATGTGTTGGTCCTCATCCTAAAAATGTCATTCTCCTAGCCTGTGACGCGTTTGGTGTGCTCCCTCCAGTCAGCAAGTTGAACTTAGCACAAACAATGTACCACTTTATTAGTGGCTACACAGCTTTG GTGGCAGGAACCGAGGATGGAATTAAGGAGCCTACAGCAACATTTTCAGCATGTTTCGGTGCAGCATTTATAATGCTTCATCCGACAAAATACGCAGCAATGCTAGCTGAGAAAATGCAGAAACATGGAGCTACGGGATGGCTTGTGAACACTGGATGGTCAGGTGGAAG CTATGGATCAGGTGGTCGTATTAAGTTAGCATACACAAGAAAGATCATTGATGCTATTCACTCAGGAGAACTTTTAGAAGCAAATTACACGAAAACTGAGGTGTTTGGGCTTGAAATCCCAACTGAACTTGAGGGAGTTCCTTCACAGATTCTGGATCCAGCGAACACT TGGCCGGACAAGAATGCGTACAAGGAAACTCTCATGAAGCTGGGAGGTCTGTTTAGGAAGAACTTTGAGGTGTTCGCAAACTACAAGATTGGAGCTGATAATAATCTGACTGAGGAGATACTGGCTGCAGGTCCCAACTTCTGA